A genomic stretch from Flavobacterium humidisoli includes:
- a CDS encoding SMI1/KNR4 family protein — MRKLTLNDRFLPHQFRRIENEVGIKIPDNIKDFISEYADLSVKENKYINSDGKLFEISQFITYKMMYDFVKEFKEQGLGKKLPFAIDNGGWVFCISFDDESIDKILLYQMEIEWKTKKDAFELVANSFEDFINNLQEETESSL; from the coding sequence ATGAGGAAGTTAACTCTAAATGATCGCTTTTTACCGCATCAATTCCGTAGAATTGAAAATGAAGTCGGTATAAAAATTCCTGATAATATTAAAGATTTTATTTCAGAATATGCAGATTTGTCAGTAAAGGAAAATAAGTATATAAATAGTGATGGAAAGTTGTTTGAAATTTCACAATTTATAACTTATAAGATGATGTACGATTTTGTAAAAGAATTCAAAGAACAAGGTTTGGGAAAAAAACTACCTTTTGCAATAGATAATGGAGGCTGGGTTTTTTGTATATCATTTGATGATGAATCAATTGATAAAATATTATTATACCAAATGGAAATAGAGTGGAAAACAAAAAAAGATGCTTTTGAATTAGTCGCTAATAGCTTTGAAGATTTTATAAATAATTTGCAAGAAGAAACTGAAAGCAGTCTCTAA
- a CDS encoding GNAT family N-acetyltransferase, whose protein sequence is MELDFKDFPTLITERLTLRNIENTDVVLIHKLHSDAIVNAFVGRENSSSLKKAEEYIIKMQNLIAKNECIYWVITEKGNNNLMGSICLWNFDVENEIVEIGYEMLSEFQSKGIMTEAIKKIVEYTFEKIKAKIITAFPSSDNINSVSILKKLNFELEKKKYNNTHQNIKNLVTYTLRNNQINN, encoded by the coding sequence ATGGAATTGGATTTTAAAGATTTTCCGACACTAATAACCGAAAGATTAACATTAAGAAATATTGAAAACACTGATGTTGTCTTAATCCATAAATTACATTCTGATGCAATTGTAAATGCTTTTGTTGGAAGAGAGAATTCCTCGAGCTTAAAAAAAGCAGAAGAATACATAATTAAAATGCAAAATTTAATAGCGAAAAATGAATGCATTTATTGGGTTATAACGGAAAAAGGAAATAATAATCTAATGGGTTCAATTTGTTTATGGAATTTTGATGTAGAAAATGAAATTGTAGAAATAGGATATGAAATGTTGAGTGAATTTCAAAGTAAAGGCATAATGACCGAAGCAATCAAAAAAATTGTAGAATATACATTTGAAAAAATCAAAGCAAAAATAATAACTGCTTTTCCGTCTTCTGACAATATTAATTCTGTATCAATATTAAAAAAATTGAACTTTGAATTGGAGAAGAAAAAATATAATAACACCCATCAGAATATAAAAAACTTGGTAACTTATACTTTAAGAAATAATCAAATTAACAACTAG
- a CDS encoding GatB/YqeY domain-containing protein yields MSLQTQIMDEIKTAMKAKDTVALEALRAVKSELLLASTASGSKEDLSEDEEIKLLQRLVKTRKESARIFTEQNRPDLAEPELAQVAVIEKFLPAQLSEEEVEAVIAKIIAETGASGIASMGKVMGLASAQLGGTAEGKTISTIVKKLLS; encoded by the coding sequence ATGAGTTTACAAACACAAATAATGGACGAGATCAAAACGGCCATGAAAGCAAAAGATACAGTAGCTTTAGAGGCTTTAAGAGCTGTTAAATCAGAATTGTTATTGGCTTCAACAGCTTCTGGATCTAAAGAAGATTTATCTGAAGATGAAGAGATTAAATTACTTCAGAGATTGGTTAAAACTCGTAAAGAAAGCGCAAGAATCTTTACAGAGCAAAACCGTCCAGATTTAGCTGAACCAGAATTGGCTCAAGTTGCGGTAATCGAGAAGTTTTTACCAGCTCAGTTAAGCGAAGAAGAAGTAGAAGCTGTAATAGCAAAAATTATTGCAGAAACAGGTGCTTCTGGAATCGCTTCAATGGGTAAAGTAATGGGATTAGCATCTGCTCAATTAGGAGGAACTGCTGAAGGAAAAACCATTTCTACAATTGTAAAGAAACTATTATCATAA
- the ftsZ gene encoding cell division protein FtsZ, translating to MMSNSEFGSISFDLPKNQSNVIKVIGVGGGGSNAINHMFKQGIKGVDFIVCNTDSQALQNSSVPNKIQLGVNLTEGLGAGANPDVGQQSAIESISDIEKMLDRGTKMVFITAGMGGGTGTGAAPVIAQLAKEREILTVGIVTIPFQFEGKVRQEQAIIGIEKLRKQVDSLIVINNNKLREVYGNLGFKAGFSKADEVLATASRGIAEVITHHYTQNIDLRDAKTVLANSGTAIMGSSVAEGENRAKDAIVSALDSPLLNDNKITGAKNVLLLIVSGTNEITLDEIGEINDHIQAEAGYNANIIMGVGEDESLGEAIAVTIIATGFDVEQQNEIVNTEPKKIIHTLEDEQRSVHNLTNKPLASFDLTVDTPTAKVEDKVVFDLIDDDETFTPTPVQAVAPAINQEELVVMSEFIKNLDVTFEIVSPITDIDFTISAPETPAAREVQQPQVQQPPVQQQRVFEREEQTTFSFDLPLFKQEPIKREPVVEDNRVLFELTNETRDIKVNDPVQFVPVTEVSDNGIIKYSLEEYMEVENDLLASKPVEKVVEDTIPEELNITLKPRPDFASQPDFATTSEVSPLELTIEETLHLRAEERRKKLKEFNYKFHNNVSRIDELEKEPAYKRLGIDLSNSQSNNTNSRISVGTDSNNDLQLRSNNSFLHDNVD from the coding sequence ATGATGAGCAACTCAGAATTTGGAAGTATTTCATTTGATTTACCAAAAAATCAATCAAATGTAATCAAAGTAATAGGTGTAGGTGGAGGCGGAAGTAACGCAATTAACCACATGTTCAAACAAGGTATTAAAGGCGTAGATTTTATCGTTTGTAATACCGATTCGCAAGCGCTTCAAAATAGTTCAGTACCCAATAAAATTCAGTTAGGAGTTAATTTAACTGAAGGATTAGGAGCTGGAGCAAATCCAGACGTTGGACAGCAGTCGGCAATTGAAAGTATTTCGGATATTGAAAAAATGTTGGACCGTGGTACTAAGATGGTGTTCATTACTGCCGGTATGGGTGGTGGAACAGGAACTGGTGCGGCTCCAGTAATTGCGCAATTAGCAAAAGAAAGAGAAATATTGACAGTTGGTATCGTGACCATTCCGTTTCAGTTTGAAGGGAAAGTACGTCAGGAGCAAGCTATTATTGGAATTGAGAAATTGCGCAAGCAAGTCGATTCTTTAATTGTAATCAACAATAATAAATTAAGAGAAGTATACGGAAATCTAGGTTTTAAAGCTGGATTCTCGAAGGCGGATGAAGTTTTGGCAACAGCCTCTAGAGGTATTGCTGAAGTAATTACGCACCACTATACTCAGAATATCGATTTACGTGACGCGAAAACTGTTTTGGCTAACAGTGGGACTGCTATAATGGGGTCTTCTGTAGCGGAAGGCGAAAACAGAGCTAAAGATGCTATCGTTTCGGCTTTGGATTCTCCATTGTTGAATGATAATAAAATTACAGGTGCCAAAAACGTATTGTTGCTTATCGTTTCTGGAACTAATGAGATTACTCTGGACGAAATTGGAGAAATCAACGATCACATCCAAGCTGAAGCGGGTTACAATGCAAACATTATCATGGGAGTTGGTGAAGACGAAAGTCTTGGCGAAGCTATTGCAGTAACTATTATCGCAACAGGTTTTGATGTAGAACAGCAAAATGAAATTGTAAATACAGAACCAAAGAAAATCATTCATACGTTAGAAGATGAGCAAAGAAGTGTTCATAATCTAACAAATAAACCGCTTGCATCTTTTGATTTAACTGTGGATACACCAACAGCAAAAGTGGAAGATAAAGTAGTGTTTGATTTAATTGATGACGACGAAACTTTTACTCCAACTCCAGTTCAAGCTGTTGCTCCAGCTATCAATCAGGAAGAGTTAGTGGTTATGTCTGAGTTTATCAAAAATCTGGATGTAACTTTCGAAATTGTTTCGCCAATTACAGATATCGATTTTACAATCTCTGCTCCTGAAACACCAGCAGCAAGAGAAGTGCAACAGCCGCAAGTACAGCAGCCGCCAGTGCAACAGCAAAGAGTTTTTGAAAGAGAAGAGCAAACTACTTTTTCTTTTGATCTTCCTTTGTTTAAGCAAGAACCTATAAAAAGAGAACCAGTTGTTGAAGATAACAGAGTTTTATTTGAATTGACAAATGAAACTCGTGATATTAAAGTAAACGATCCAGTACAATTTGTTCCTGTAACTGAAGTTTCTGATAACGGAATAATTAAGTATTCTCTAGAAGAATATATGGAAGTTGAAAACGATTTATTAGCTTCTAAACCAGTTGAAAAAGTAGTTGAAGATACAATTCCAGAGGAATTAAACATTACGTTGAAACCGAGACCAGATTTTGCTAGCCAACCTGATTTCGCTACAACTTCTGAAGTTTCTCCTTTAGAATTAACTATTGAAGAAACATTACATTTAAGAGCTGAAGAAAGAAGAAAGAAACTAAAAGAGTTTAACTATAAATTTCATAACAATGTTTCTAGAATTGATGAGTTGGAAAAAGAGCCAGCTTATAAAAGATTAGGAATAGATTTATCGAATTCACAGTCTAACAATACAAATTCTAGAATTTCTGTTGGAACAGATAGTAACAACGATTTGCAATTACGTTCAAACAATTCATTTTTGCACGATAACGTAGATTAA